A window of Mangifera indica cultivar Alphonso chromosome 11, CATAS_Mindica_2.1, whole genome shotgun sequence contains these coding sequences:
- the LOC123228772 gene encoding LRR receptor-like serine/threonine-protein kinase HSL2, whose amino-acid sequence MAEANLIGEIPEPIGNMIALEMLDLLSNGLTGKIPNGIFMLKNLSRLFLYRNVLSAEIPQVVQSLNLTVMDLSQNSLSGTIPNDFEKLENFEGLILMYNQLSGEIPEIIGRISSLIDVRLLNNQLAGALPPDFGRYSTLTGFQVASNNLIGKLPEYLYIGENDIWSKLTENNVTGSGGSGKVYHVPVNNSGDVVAMKMIGNNSKLEQEQEKQFLAEVQTSGRIRHFNIVKLLCYISNENLKLLVYDYLENRNLDMWLHKRNRPSILAGFGSSYGSVDDFALDWPKRMQTAVGAAKGLDYMHHDCSPPIVHRDVKSSNIQLDSEFNVKIADFGPAKSLVK is encoded by the exons ATGGCTGAAGCAAATTTGATCGGTGAAATTCCTGAACCAATTGGCAATATGATCGCGCTTGAGATGCTGGATTTATTAAGTAATGGTTTGACCGGAAAAATTCCTAACGGTATTTTCATGTTGAAGAATTTAAGTAGATTATTTCTTTATAGAAACGTGTTGTCGGCAGAGATTCCACAGGTTGTTCAATCACTGAACCTGACAGTCATGGATCTCTCACAGAACAGTTTGAGTGGGACAATACCAAATGATTTCGAGAAGCTTGAAAACTTCGAAGGATTGATTTTGATGTACAATCAATTATCAGGCGAAATTCCAGAAATTATTGGGAGGATTTCGAGTTTGATAGATGTCAGATTGCTTAACAATCAATTAGCAGGTGCTCTTCCTCCAGACTTTGGTCGATATTCAACACTTACAGGTTTCCAGGTTGCTTCCAATAACCTTATAGGCAAGCTGCCTGAATACTTATATATTGGAG AAAATGATATTTGGTCAAAACTGACAGAAAATAATGTCACTGGAAGTGGTGGTTCTGGAAAAGTGTATCATGTTCCTGTAAATAATTCTGGTGATGTTGTTGCCATGAAAATGATTGGTAATAACTCAAAATTAGAGCAAGAACAAGAGAAACAATTTTTAGCAGAAGTTCAAACATCAGGTAGAATTAGGCATTTTAACATAGTAAAGTTGCTTTGCTACATTTCCAAtgagaatttgaaacttttggtTTACGACTATCTGGAGAATCGTAACTTGGATATGTGGCTGCATAAGAGGAATCGACCATCCATTCTCGCTGGCTTTGGCTCTAGCTATGGCTCAGTCGATGATTTTGCCTTAGATTGGCCCAAGAGGATGCAGACTGCAGTGGGGGCTGCCAAGGGACTCGACTACATGCATCATGACTGCTCCCCGCCCATTGTCCATCGGGATGTGAAATCAAGCAATATCCAGTTAGATTCAGAGTTCAATGTGAAAATAGCAGATTTTGGTCCAGCTAAAAGCCTGGTCAAGTAG